A stretch of the Vigna radiata var. radiata cultivar VC1973A chromosome 7, Vradiata_ver6, whole genome shotgun sequence genome encodes the following:
- the LOC106769383 gene encoding 1-deoxy-D-xylulose-5-phosphate synthase, chloroplastic yields MSSFVLGTSFLPFLHSHDNHCGSPTISNITTKISVTIPHRINQVIAAGGDNVCEEVDNTVKKTYQPNQPLRRSLDFSGEKPSTPVLDTVNYPIHMKNLSIQELEELADELREEIVYTVSKTGGHLSSSLGVAELTVALHHVFNTPQDKIIWDVGHQTYAHKILTGRRSKMHTIRQTGGLAGFPKRDESVHDAFGVGHSSTSISAGLGMAVARDLNGKDNHVISVIGDGAMTGGQAYEAMNNAGFLDTNLIIILNENEQVSLPTATVDGPAPPVGALSKALERLHTSPKFHQLREVAKSTKQIESQARQFASQLDSYVRGMVGGAGACLFEELGLFYIGPVDGHDMEDLVHILKSVKGMPTLGPVLIHVITEKGKGXHPAEVAADKMHGVVKFDPKSGKQLKSTTSTLSYTQYFAESLIAEAEVDEKIVAIHAAMGGGTGLNLFQKRFPGRCFDVGIAEQHAVTXAAGLAAEGCKPFCAIYSTFLQRGYDQVAHDVDLQKLPVRFALDRAGLVGADGPTHCGAFDTTFMACLPNMVVMAPSDETELMHMIATAAAIDDRPSCFRYPRGNGVGSILPPNNKGTPLEVGKGRVLKEGSRVALVGYGTXVQSCMXAAKVLEAHGISTTVVDARFCKPLDGDLMRQLAREHEILITVEEGSVGGFGSHVSHFLGLNGLLDGNLKWRAMTLPDMYINHGSQKDQIAMAGLSSNHIAATALSLTNVNWXSRLLLSLQI; encoded by the exons ATGTCTTCTTTTGTTCTTGGGACTAGTTTCCTCCCTTTCTTACATTCTCATGATAACCACTGCGGCTCCCCTACTATTTCAAACATCACCACCAAAATCTCAGTCACCATTCCACATAGA ATAAACCAAGTCATAGCTGCTGGAGGAGACAATGTTTGTGAGGAGGTTGACAACACAGTGAAGAAAACCTACCAACCAAATCAACCCTTGAGGAGATCTCTGGATTTCTCGGGAGAGAAGCCATCAACGCCAGTTCTGGACACCGTTAATTATCCAATCCACATGAAAAATCTATCCATTCAG GAACTTGAAGAGCTGGCGGATGAACTCCGGGAAGAGATTGTTTACACGGTNTCAAAGACCGGAGGGCATTTAAGTTCAAGCTTAGGCGTGGCAGAGTTAACTGTGGCACTTCATCATGTATTCAACACTCCCCAAGATAAGATCATTTGGGACGTCGGTCATCAG ACCTATGCTCATAAGATTTTAACGGGAAGGAGATCCAAAATGCACACAATTAGACAAACTGGTGGACTTGCAGGATTTCCCAAGAGGGATGAGAGTGTCCATGATGCTTTTGGTGTTGGTCATAGTTCCACTAGCATTTCAGCTGGCTTAG GGATGGCAGTGGCTAGAGACTTGAATGGAAAGGATAACCATGTGATTTCGGTGATAGGTGACGGAGCCATGACAGGTGGACAAGCTTACGAGGCAATGAACAATGCTGGCTTTCTTGATACCaatcttattataatattaaatgaaaatgaacaaGTTTCCCTTCCCACTGCCACCGTTGATGGTCCAGCACCCCCAGTTGGAGCTCTTAGTAAAGCCCTCGAGAGGCTACACACCAGTCCCAAGTTCCATCAACTACGTGAAGTGGCAAAG AGCACGAAGCAAATTGAAAGCCAAGCACGTCAATTTGCATCTCAATTGGATTCCTACGTTAGAGGGATGGTAGGTGGAGCCGGTGCTTGTTTATTTGAAGAGCTTGGACTCTTCTACATAGGCCCAGTAGACGGGCATGACATGGAAGACCTTGTACACATCCTGAAAAGTGTCAAGGGCATGCCAACACTTGGACCTGTTCTCATTCATGTAATCACCGAGAAAGGGAAAGGTTANCATCCAGCTGAAGTTGCTGCTGACAAGATGCACG GTGTTGTGAAGTTTGATCCCAAGTCAGGGAAGCAGTTGAAATCCACGACTAGCACTCTGTCTTACACACAGTATTTTGCCGAGTCTTTAATAGCCGAAGCTGAAGTTGATGAGAAAATAGTTGCAATCCATGCTGCAATGGGAGGGGGTACCGGGCTTAACCTGTTTCAAAAGCGTTTTCCAGGAAGATGTTTCGATGTTGGGATAGCAGAACAACACGCCGTAACCTTNGCTGCTGGCCTAGCTGCCGAGGGCTGTAAACCCTTTTGCGCAATTTACTCTACCTTCTTACAAAGAGGTTATGATCAG GTAGCACATGATGTGGATCTTCAAAAGCTTCCCGTTAGATTTGCGTTGGACAGAGCTGGGTTAGTTGGTGCCGATGGTCCAACTCATTGTGGAGCATTTGACACAACATTCATGGCTTGTTTGCCAAACATGGTGGTCATGGCTCCGTCAGATGAGACCGAACTNATGCACATGATAGCCACTGCTGCGGCCATAGATGATAGGCCCAGTTGCTTTAGATACCCAAGAGGGAATGGTGTAGGTTCCATTCTTCCTCCCAACAATAAGGGCACACCACTGGAG GTTGGCAAAGGAAGGGTGTTAAAGGAGGGAAGTAGAGTGGCTCTTGTTGGTTATGGAACGATNGTTCAGAGTTGCATGGNAGCGGCTAAGGTTCTTGAAGCTCATGGAATCTCAACAACTGTGGTTGATGCACGATTTTGTAAGCCTCTGGATGGAGATTTGATGAGGCAACTGGCCAGAGAGCATGAGATTCTNATCACAGTGGAAGAGGGATCTGTGGGAGGATTTGGTTCTCATGTTTCTCATTTTCTGGGATTAAATGGTCTTCTTGATGGTAATCTGAAG TGGAGAGCGATGACATTGCCTGACATGTATATAAACCATGGATCTCAGAAAGATCAAATTGCAATGGCAGGACTGAGTTCAAACCACATTGCAGCAACTGCTTTGTCATTAACCAATGTGAATTGGGANAGTCGTTTGCTTCTCAGCCTACAGATATGA
- the LOC106768460 gene encoding ADP-ribosylation factor 1: MGLVFTKLFSSLFGNKEARILVLGLDNAGKTTILYRLQMGEVVSTIPTIGFNVETVQYNNIKFQVWDLGGQTSIRPYWRCYFPNTQAIIYVVDSSDVDRLVIAKEEFHAILEEEELKGAVVLLFANKQDLPGALDDAAVTEALELHKIKNRQWAIFKTSAIKGEGLFEGLDWLSNTLKSGGG, from the exons ATGGGATTAGTGTTTACAAAATTGTTTTCCTCTCTCTTCGGTAACAAGGAAGCTCGAATCCTCGTTCTCGGCCTCGACAATGCCGGGAAAACCACTATCCTTT ATCGGCTTCAGATGGGCGAAGTTGTCTCCACCATTCCAA CTATTGGGTTTAATGTCGAAACTGTGCAGTATAACAACATCAAATTTCAAGTTTGGGATTTAG GTGGGCAAACAAGTATCAG gCCATATTGGAGGTGTTACTTTCCAAATACTCAGGCAATAATATATGTTGTTGATTCAAGTGACGTTGATAGGCTTGTGATTGCTAAGGAGGAGTTCCATGCAATTCTGGAG GAGGAAGAACTAAAAGGTGCTGTTGTTCTGCTTTTTGCAAACAAACAG GACCTTCCTGGTGCACTTGATGATGCTGCAGTGACGGAGGCTCTTGAGTTACACAAGATAAAAAATCGTCAATGGGCTATTTTCAAAACTTCTGCAATAAAAGGAGAAGGACTTTTTGAGGGCCTGGACTG GTTGAGCAACACACTCAAATCTGGGGGTGGCTAA